One window of the Bos indicus isolate NIAB-ARS_2022 breed Sahiwal x Tharparkar chromosome 15, NIAB-ARS_B.indTharparkar_mat_pri_1.0, whole genome shotgun sequence genome contains the following:
- the SERPING1 gene encoding plasma protease C1 inhibitor: MASRLTPLTLLLLLLLAGDRVTSDMIVGPGNLQEGESEGDSQKGGILDGESIQGNEDSPTLPITNLTVVPATVTKPFSQPATEPVQSTIQPTAEPFCLAPVTSCSDSEIRSAEAVLGEALTDFSLRLYQDFSVLKKRETNFIFSPFSIASLLTQILLGAGGETRVSLEHLLSYPQNFSCVHHALRAFMSEGFTSFSQIFHSSDLTIKDTFAEASQRLYGSSPRPLGNDSTASLELINDWVAKKTNLRIRRLLDSLPEDTRLILLNAVALSAKWKIAFDKGRTSTKPFHLKSSAIKVPMMNSKKYPVASFTDRTLNARVGRLQLSHNLSFVILVPQTVKHHLQDLEQALSTAVFKAVIKKLEMTKFHPTHLTMPRIKVQSSQDMLDYFDFIYDINLCGLTEDPDVQVSGIRHQATLELTESGVEATAASVVSVARNLLLFEVQQPFLFLLWDQQHKFPVFMGRVYDPKG; encoded by the exons ATGGCCTCCAGGCTGACCCCGCtgaccctcctgctgctgctgctgctggctggg GACAGAGTCACCTCAGATATGATCGTCGGCCCAGGGAACTTACAAGAAGGGGAAAGTGAAGGAGACAGCCAGAAAGGAGGTATTCTCGATGGTGAGTCCATTCAAGGCAACGAGGACTCTCCCACCTTGCCGATAACTAACCTGACCGTCGTGCCAGCCACTGTCACCAAGCCCTTCAGCCAGCCTGCCACTGAACCGGTCCAATCAACTATCCAGCCCACTGCTGAGCCCTTCTGCCTGGCGCCCGTCACCTCCTGCTCTGACTCGGAGATCCGCTCAGCAGAGGCGGTGCTGGGGGAGGCTTTGACAGACTTCTCCCTGAGGCTCTACCAGGACTTCTCAGTGTTGAAGAAGAGGGAGACCAACTTCATCTTTTCCCCCTTCAGCATTGCCAGCCTCCTCACCCAAATCCTGCTTG gggctggaggagaaacCAGGGTCAGCCTGGAGCACCTCCTCTCTTACCCCCAGAacttcagctgtgtccaccaCGCCCTGAGGGCCTTCATGTCCGAAGGTTTCACCTCGTTCTCTCAGATCTTCCACAGCTCAG ACCTGACCATCAAGGACACCTTCGCCGAGGCCTCTCAGAGGCTCTATGGCAGCAGCCCGAGACCCCTGGGAAATGACAGCACAGCCAGCTTGGAGCTTATCAATGACTGGGTGGCCAAGAAGACCAACCTCAGGATCAGGCGGCTGCTGGACAGCCTGCCTGAGGACACCCGCCTCATCCTCCTCAACGCTGTCGCCCTGAGCG CCAAGTGGAAGATAGCCTTTGATAAAGGCAGAACAAGCACAAAGCCCTTTCACCTCAAATCCTCTGCCATCAAAGTGCCCATGATGAACAGCAAGAAGTACCCTGTGGCCTCTTTCACAGACCGGACTCTGAACGCCCGG GTGGGCCGCCTGCAGCTGTCTCACAACCTCAGCTTTGTGATCCTGGTGCCCCAGACCGTGAAACACCATCTCCAAGACCTGGAGCAGGCTCTCAGCACCGCCGTCTTCAAAGCTGTCATAAAGAAGCTGGAGATGACCAAGTTCCATCCCACTCACCTGACGATGCCTCGCATCAAAGTGCAGAGCAGTCAGGACATGCTGG ATTACTTTGACTTCATCTACGACATCAACCTGTGCGGGCTGACGGAGGACCCGGACGTGCAGGTGTCTGGGATCCGGCACCAGGCCACCCTGGAGCTGACGGAGAGCGGGGTGGAGGCGACTGCGGCCTCGGTCGTCTCCGTGGCCCGAAACTTGCTGCTCTTCGAAGTGCAGCAGCCCTTCCTCTTCCTGCTCTGGGACCAGCAGCACAAGTTCCCGGTCTTCATGGGTCGGGTGTACGACCCCAAGGGCTGA